CAGCCAGACCCGCCTGCATGCCGCCACCTATCCGTCGTTGATGAAGACCTTGGGCGCGCGGGATTACTTCGATTTGGCCGCGTCCTACCAATTGACCAAAAGCATTGTGTTGCGCGGTTCGGTCAACAACCTGTTTGATCGGGATCCGCCGCTGCGTTCGAACGGGTCGGGATTGGTCAACGGCAATACCTATCCGGTGGTCTATGACGCACAGGGGCGCCGCATCAGTGTGAATCTGACTGCGACCTTTTAAGTCAGTTTGGGAATCGCCTGGCCCGGATTCATCCGGGTGAGGCGAAGGAAAATGGGCTCGAGGAGGTGTCTCCTTGAGCCCCATAGTTAATCAGGTGAAGAATCGAAATGGCGATGAAAGCGCCGCCGCTCGAAAGCCTCATCTCACGCCGACCGGTGCTCGCACGCCGCTGTAAGTAGGTGTTTGATGGCCGACTCATGACTGAACTGAAATCGCACTTTTGACCGAATTCGGTGCGCGATTGATCTGATGTGGCGCATTGGATGCCCCATATTGGGAATCCTTCCCGTCTGGGCTACGGAATATGGATCGGCCTGATCAGGACTTTTCCGGACTTTAAGTTGACTTTTGGATGACCGTTCATTGACTTTCATGACCACATCGGAAAGTCAGGGTGAATCCCAAGAAGAGATGTTCACTGCCGTCAAGAAACTCCCGACGCTTGAGAACTTTGATGAATGCAAAGATTTCAAATATTCGGGATGGCAGCCCAACGAGGGCATGCCAGTTTCTTTAGTAAGGAGTGAAAATGTTCAAGAGAAAATCGATCAACCTCGCGGCATTGATGGTCCTGGGTATCGCCATGCCGACCCTCGCCCAACAGCGTACCGCGCCCTCGCCGGCACCTGCTCAGGCTGTGGAAACCCTGCAGCGCGTAGAAGTCACCGGCTCGCGCATCAAGACGATCTCGATCGACACGGTCTCGCCGATGGTGACGCTCGGGGTCGAAGCGATCAAGGTCGAAGGCCAGCGTGACGTCGAAGCACTCTTGAACAACTTGCCTCAGATCTTCGCCGATCAAGGCAGCCAAGTCGCCAATGGCGCGACCGGCACGGCCACGGTGAACCTGCGCAACTTGGGAGCGGCCCGCACGCTGGTGCTGATCAATGGTCGCCGTCTTCCGGCCGGCAGCCCGCGCGAACTGGCGGCCGACCTGAACCAGATCCCGATTGCGTTGATCAAGCGCGTGGAAGTGCTGACCGGCGGTGCGTCGGCCATCTACGGCTCGGACGCGGTCGCAGGCGTGGTGAACTTCATCATGAACGACTCGTTCACCGGCCTGCAGTTCGACTACAACTTCCAGGGCTACAACCACCAGCAGCACAACGATGTGGCATCGGTCGTCAGCAGCCGCAATTTCCCGGTGCCCGGCGACAAGGACCTGGACGGCAAGTCCCACGACTTCAGCGTCACCATGGGCGCCAACTTCGCCGACAACAAGGGCAATGCCACGCTGTTCCTGGGCCACAAGCGCCAGAGCGCGCTGCTCCAGTCCGAACGTGACTTCACCTCCTGCGCGCTGACCGTGCCGACCGACGGCTACTTCGGCTGCGGTGGTTCGGGCACCAGCTACCCGGGTCGGTTCACCACCCTGGATGACACCATGACGGACTTCACCATCGCCGATGCGGCCGGTGGGACGCGTCCGTGGAGCAGCACCACCGACCTCTACAACTTCGGCCCGATCAACTACTTCAACCGGCCCTCCAGCCGCTACACCGCCGCGGCCTTCGCCCATTACGACGTGAACCAGAAGGCCCGCGTCTACACCGAGTTCAATTTCCACGATGACCGCACCGTCGCGCAGATCGCGCCCTCCGGCGCCTTTGGCGTGCCGTTCACCGTCGAGTACGACAACCCGCTGCTGACCGCGTCGTCGCGTGAGGCACTGGGTCTGAGCGCTTCGGGCCAGTCCAAGGATATCTATCTGTTCCGACGCAATGTGGAAGGCGGCGGACGTCAGGACGACATCCGTCACACCTCCTACCGCGGCCTCATCGGCGTGAAGGGCGATCTCAACAACGCCTGGTCCTATGACCTGTCGACCCTGGTCGGACGTGTGGTCTATCAGGCGACCTACAAGAACGACTTCTCGATCGCCCGCACCTCGCGTGCGCTGGATGTCGTGACCAATCCGGCCACCGGCGCGCCCGCCTGCCGGAGCTTTGTGAACGGCACCGACCCGAATTGCGTGCCCTACAACATCTGGGCGCTGGGTGGCGTGACGCCCGAGGCGCTGAACTACCTGCAGACGCCGGGACTCCAGAAGGGCCACACCTCGACCAAGGTCAGCACCGCCACCATCAACGGCGATCTGACCGACTACGGCTTCAAGCTGCCGACGGCCACCAGCGGCCTGGGCGTGGCGCTGGGTTTCGAGCGTCGTGAAGAAGAGATGGATCTGAGCACCGACGCTGCCTTCGCCACCGGCGATCTGGCGGGGCAGGGCGGGCCGACCATCGGCGTCGGCGGCAAGTACACGGTGAATGATGTGTTTGCCGAAGCCCGGTTGCCGCTGCTGGAAAACGCCTTCATGGCCAAGCAGCTCAACCTGTCGGCCAGCTACCGCAATTCCAATTTCTCCACCAACCAGAAAACCGACACCTACGGTCTCGGGCTGGAATGGCTGCCGGTGGGCATGGTGAAGTTCCGCGGCAGCTACCAGCAGGCCATCCGTGCGGCCAATGTGTCGGAGCTCTACTCGGCCCAGGCGATCGGCCTGTACGACATGGATGGTGATCCGTGCGCCGGCGCCACGCCGTCGGCCACCGCCGCCCAATGCGCTCGCACCGGCGTGACGGACGCTCAATACGGGCAGATTGCCGACAGCCCGTCGCAGCAGTACAACGCGCTCTTTGGTGGCAACACGCAGCTCACGCCGGAAACCGCCAAGACGGCCACGCTGGGCGTGGTGCTCTCGCCCACGCGAGACCTGACCCTGTCGCTCGATGTCTTCAACATCAAGGTCGACGACCTGATCGACACCGTTGGGGCGCCGGTCACGCTCCAACAGTGTCTGCAGACGGGGTCGCCGATCTTCTGCGACAAGGTCAAGCGCGACGCGGTGGGTACGCTGTGGGCCACACCGCAGGCTTCCATCACCGCCACCAACACCAATATCGGTTCGCTCAAGACCAGTGGTGTGGACCTGGCGGCCGATTACTCCACCAAGCTGCCGGCCGGTTGGGGACGTGTGGACCTGAGCATGGTCGGCACCTATCTCAAGAAGTTCGAGGTGCAGGATCTGCCGGGCCTGGACAGCTATGACTGCGCCGGCCTGTACGGCACCATCTGCGGCACGCCGATGCCGCAGTGGCGCCACAAGCTGCGTACCACCTGGGTGACGCCTTGGAATGTGTCGCTGGCATTGACCTGGCGCCATCTGGACGAGGTGACCCTGGAGAGCAGCACCAGCCAGACCCGCCTGCACGCCGCCACCTATCCGTCATTGATGAAGACCCTGGGCGCGCGGGATTACTTCGATCTGGCGGCGTCCTATCAATTGACCAAAAGTATGGTGGTGCGCGGCTCGGTCAACAACCTGTTTGATCGGGATCCGCCGCTGCGTTCGAATGGGTCGGGATTGATCAACGGCAATACCTATCCGGTGGTCTATGACGCGCAGGGGCGTCGCATCGGTGTGAATCTGACTGCGACCTTTTAAGTCAGTTTGTGAATCGCCAAGCCCGGATTCGTCCGGGTGAGGCGAGGTGGAAAAGGGCTCGAGGAGGCGTCTCCTTGAGCCCGATGCGTGGCGATACATGCCCCGTGATGGGGCGAGTTGCACAATGAAAGGGCGATGACAGAGCTGCATATGAATCATGTTGGTGCGAGCCGCGCGCGCATTT
The Roseateles amylovorans genome window above contains:
- a CDS encoding TonB-dependent receptor domain-containing protein; translation: MFKRKSINLAALMVLGIAMPTLAQQRTAPSPAPAQAVETLQRVEVTGSRIKTISIDTVSPMVTLGVEAIKVEGQRDVEALLNNLPQIFADQGSQVANGATGTATVNLRNLGAARTLVLINGRRLPAGSPRELAADLNQIPIALIKRVEVLTGGASAIYGSDAVAGVVNFIMNDSFTGLQFDYNFQGYNHQQHNDVASVVSSRNFPVPGDKDLDGKSHDFSVTMGANFADNKGNATLFLGHKRQSALLQSERDFTSCALTVPTDGYFGCGGSGTSYPGRFTTLDDTMTDFTIADAAGGTRPWSSTTDLYNFGPINYFNRPSSRYTAAAFAHYDVNQKARVYTEFNFHDDRTVAQIAPSGAFGVPFTVEYDNPLLTASSREALGLSASGQSKDIYLFRRNVEGGGRQDDIRHTSYRGLIGVKGDLNNAWSYDLSTLVGRVVYQATYKNDFSIARTSRALDVVTNPATGAPACRSFVNGTDPNCVPYNIWALGGVTPEALNYLQTPGLQKGHTSTKVSTATINGDLTDYGFKLPTATSGLGVALGFERREEEMDLSTDAAFATGDLAGQGGPTIGVGGKYTVNDVFAEARLPLLENAFMAKQLNLSASYRNSNFSTNQKTDTYGLGLEWLPVGMVKFRGSYQQAIRAANVSELYSAQAIGLYDMDGDPCAGATPSATAAQCARTGVTDAQYGQIADSPSQQYNALFGGNTQLTPETAKTATLGVVLSPTRDLTLSLDVFNIKVDDLIDTVGAPVTLQQCLQTGSPIFCDKVKRDAVGTLWATPQASITATNTNIGSLKTSGVDLAADYSTKLPAGWGRVDLSMVGTYLKKFEVQDLPGLDSYDCAGLYGTICGTPMPQWRHKLRTTWVTPWNVSLALTWRHLDEVTLESSTSQTRLHAATYPSLMKTLGARDYFDLAASYQLTKSMVVRGSVNNLFDRDPPLRSNGSGLINGNTYPVVYDAQGRRIGVNLTATF